From the Puniceicoccus vermicola genome, the window TTGCGGTGCCGGGTGCGGTATTTTACGGACGGGATGGTGCTGGGATCGGCTGCTTTTGTGGAAGAGCATGTTCAGACCGAGAGTTCTGGAGGCAAGCGTCCCAAGCGGGCGCATGCGATGAGTGGGGCTGACTGGGGTGGTTTGGCTGTCGGGACTGGGTTGCGGAAGGGGTTGTTCCGCTGACCTTAAGCTTTTGGTTTTTTGCGGAGTAACTCCGAGAATGGCATCTTTAGACTGTCTTCGACTAAGAGTCCCTTTTGAAATTTGCCGATAGCGGGTTCTACTTCAGTGAGAATTTCGGCTCCCTGATTGTTTCCGTCTGAGATGAAAGCGTTGTGGAAATCCTCCATGGAGCGGTTCTCGAGCGGGAAGGAAGGTTGGAAGCGGATTTCTTCCTGGCTGTCGGTTTCATCAGGCTCGAGCCCTCGAATCCATCCTCCGACCGAGAGCCGGGTCAGACAGTTGTTCATGAGTTGTCCCGGAGCCCGTAGGTGATTGGCAATTTCTGTCGTCGTGGGCGGGCTTTCGCAGTTGTTGAAACGCCGCGCGATGAAGAGGAAGCAGGCGAGCGCGAGGGATTCACGGGTTTGGGGGCTGATATCGCTCCAGGCCGTTTCGTTGGTCAGGTTGTCAACGTTTTGAACGGCGTAGGTCACCTCGCAAGAAACCAAAACAATGAGCCAGAAAAGGTAGAGCCCAAACATGAGGACGGGGATGATGCCAACGGACCCGTAGAGGCTTTGATCTCGAATTACCTTGTGGACATACAGGAAGGAAAGCGAGTGGTTGAGCACCATGAGGAAGGCTCCGATAAATCCTCCGACGAGGGAAGCTTTCCAGTGGACGGAGGTGTGGGGGAAGAACCGGTTGAATACTGCCAGGACCAATGTCAGCAAGGTAAATGAGATGATCGGTCCAGCCCACCAATTGATGTCCTCGTATTCGAGTCCGGGAATGAGCTGGTTGAAGCGGTTGATC encodes:
- a CDS encoding YihY/virulence factor BrkB family protein, translating into MSKKDPDQDGIIQKAKKLIKSVTSLLEREIWSRGALEETGRRARSFALLRILTIVSRGINGNKLFSQAAALSYYSLIGLGPLLAIGIMISSFLLQGDDRDNVIVDKLGQALVFVAPPVSEWDQEDSDPPAVEKSEVDAIDPDEEAEPKSTARKAEEATEALNPAVVQFIDQIVKSARSGAVGVIGSIALIVIVIQLITSIEKAFNGIWGVRRGRSWAQRIISYWTITSLGAVLSITAVTVLSASTVINRFNQLIPGLEYEDINWWAGPIISFTLLTLVLAVFNRFFPHTSVHWKASLVGGFIGAFLMVLNHSLSFLYVHKVIRDQSLYGSVGIIPVLMFGLYLFWLIVLVSCEVTYAVQNVDNLTNETAWSDISPQTRESLALACFLFIARRFNNCESPPTTTEIANHLRAPGQLMNNCLTRLSVGGWIRGLEPDETDSQEEIRFQPSFPLENRSMEDFHNAFISDGNNQGAEILTEVEPAIGKFQKGLLVEDSLKMPFSELLRKKPKA